Genomic segment of Gouania willdenowi chromosome 17, fGouWil2.1, whole genome shotgun sequence:
ggcctaaacacgttcaaaaactcatgaaatttttttacacatattaggactggcgaaaaatgtaatatttggggagaattgcacatgtgaatggcaaaatgactcaatagcgcCCCCTTGAACATTGTATTGGCTCCCTGCTTGGACTGATGAaatcatcactgtggaacttacatcatcactgtagagagtgTTGTTGTCAGAATTcttcagtgtactgaagaactaatacttcagtacactgaggatttccctAATCTGGGTAAGTACTGCTATTTTTTTTCTACCACACTACCacaacagggttctcaccaggaatttttcacagcatagtacttgagtattttatgtatgacttacttgtacttgagtacaatttcaatcaagtaacagtacttctacctgagtagaatatatcagtactctttacacctctgtgtaTGTGCataatgcgtgtgtgtgtgtatcactcaCTTGCAGTTTGATTCTCAAACATGCTCATCAAGGAATTTGGTTTCAGAGCTGGTTTGCTTTTGGGAGCCTCCAcctaaaacagaataaatgaaagtatataactaaataaatattgcaATAACTGCTGTGCTTCCCTACAGACAGGGTGTATGACTGCATCAGGACATACCATAGGTGAGTCTttttcctctgtctttatctctTTCGTGCTATTCTGAGTCTTTGATGCAGTTTTGTTCGAGAACATTCCCATGATGCCTTTCTGAGGTTTGATGGCTTTTGAAGCCACAGCAGTTTGTATATTAGAGACTGACTTCTTAGTTTCAGGCTCTGATGTTGGAGGCCGTTGTATTTCTTTGACCTGCTGGAGCTCCTGGGAGGACATGGGCACGGCACTGGAACAGCGGATTGCACTAAATctattaaacataaaaaaaaatatattacacaTAATAGCCTCTTCTCTGGTCAGGATGTTTTCAGGGCTGTTTTAGTCTCTGGGCTGCTACTGTACATACCTGCTACAGTTCTTTAGATTATCTCTCACCGCGTCATAGTCAACACCGTAGAGTGGGCCACTGTCTTTCAACAGAGCCTTTTGGATGCTGTACACATGTACACTGGCTATTAAGCTCATCTTTGCTTTGACATCTACAAgtaaagaattaaaataaataaagccaatATGTTAATTTAAGGGGAAAAAAGTGATACTTTAACCCAGATTACCTCATATACACACCTTCTAGCTGCTCCTCTCTGATCACTGACACTTTGTGACACTGAAAATCCAACAAAATGTGAgcaaagacaaaacaaagcgTTGTACAttctagagctgggcgattCATCAAGATATATTgggttttctattttggggatatgaaaaattacaatattgcctatatctatatacacatttataattattataataatatttttttttacattattttattttaaagcgcATTccaggccacccaaggacacaataaaaacagtgcaatagattataaaacacaacaacacaaaaaagaatagcttattttctaataaaatacttattttaggagtcgctgctttcgctacttctcagaacagcataaaaaacaCAGTTTGCTGGATTGCCGAAtgccagaccttcccctaaacaagccacactacagaactcactcacacatgctgtcccttataggaaacaaagactaaaatggcatattgtacagctgtttgttaataaatgtgtctgtgtggtatTTGGATCATAGAATGTAACCCAGAAGTCTttttggtcagacttcatttgaaataaaatgatcaagatttatatcgttaAATGGCAagatccatatcgcccagccccaTTACATTCTCAAAAATGAtgcagattttaaaaagtactgtaaCAAACCGTTTGACCATTATTCACAAACTTTCCAGAAACAAGATATGTGGCGTGAAGCTGAGCCGAGCTCTCTTTCCTCTTGTGATCCAGATAATGGAAGAGCATTCTGATAACAGGAAAAAATATCACGTTTCAACCCTTAGTGTTTTAACAGAATAGTTAAGGTATTAAAACAgcatttaaaacaacatttcaggtatataaaataatattgccACATATTTTATTTACCGTAAGCCATTATTGTGGCAACattcagaatactttatttatcccagggggaaattagtagttgtgtcccgatccgatattgatatcggtccgatatcagccagaaaacaaatatcggattttatcggactgcatctaaaatctccaatatatattatattaaatttattcaattgtagaatactgtagatattatgttgaaggttaaaatgtatgtaaccaattggttaataataactgcgtcagtttttctcatacctactgttgctgactattgttctctgtttaagtaacatcacttgatcaacccttttctaacattccacactacaaaataagttaaaaaaatatgtatgattcgtgcagACATCGCATCAgatcgatatcggtattggccaatacacaaggctgcaatatcggtatctcataggaagtgaaaaagttgaatCGGGACATTCCTAGAAATTAGGTAACAGAGGCTCGAGAAATATTACAGATGAAAAAGAATGAACactaaataaagaaagaaagaaaaagaaaatgcacatgagtaaaagactgttaattatataaggattaaatacaagtgcacacattaccgtaaaaaaaaaaaaacaaaaaacaaaaatgtcagaaaagtcAGTAGccaattcacattttaaaaaaaaatcatcctcaagtaaatatacataataaacattaacaCAACATATTAAACAACATGTGCTTTTACTTcataaataatagtaataataataatagacctCTCTATTTTTTCTAAGTTTGGTCACTGCAAGataaagcttttcttttgccAATCATCTATAAACTATTGATCTGACTGATGGTTAAATGCTTAATGTgtgaacagaaaaacaacagataggttttacttttcaaaataaaatcacttacTGCTTTGCTGTGTTGACATGGACTCCAAGAGTTAGACTGAGCCATTTATAAGTCACCTGATAAatagaaaacacataaaacatggaaCAATGCAATTCAGATGGAGCCTCTTAATACAGAGACGATACAATCTTTTGTTGTTCCTGCGCCATTACTTTTAATCTTTGACTACCACAAAAAGAAGAGCTTCGACTCAATGTGCAATGTTCGTGTATTTCacacaaaccaaacaaacagaaaGATGTAGAGACTTGTCTCAAGCATTTGAAGCCATATTCATGTCACCACGCTGTGAAACAACCTGCCGTTAACACCTCTACAAACATGCTTTTAAACGCAATGGCAGCAAACTTACTATTTTGTTGTGGTCGTTGACATATTCATCAATATTATCTAAATAAAGCTCGTCCATTTCTAGTGTAATTAGTTTAAGAGAGCAAAAGCCTCGCAGACCCAATTTAGCAGCGCGGGAAAACAGTTTGTTTACTTCCGGTTAAATGTGACGTcggtgtttcttcttcttcttgttgtctAAAAAATGCTGCCACCTACAGGCTGAGCTTAGACACAGCTGACAACCTAAGCATCAGGCCCATCAGTGATGCTCACACTATGGaggtacatttgtgtctttattattcaataaaataaataaataaataaaacaaaacatttccaatcaaataaatacttgagacgcaaataattgcatttaaatacttttttctttgattcaacatattattattattattttttttgttgttgttgttgttgttgtaataataaagacacaaatctccCTCCATAACACTCACATCAGGTTCACAAGGTATTGAAGAGAAATGAAGAAAACAGAGCAACAACTTTATTTAGGTTTTATTCAAGCAGACGTGTCAAAAATACCAACAGGGTCTGCAAGCCATTATAGGTTAAATGTAAATTATGTGtcaaaatcatatatatatatatatatatatatatatatatatatatatatatatatatatatgattgaTTTCCTTAATTAGTGacaaatcaaaatatttttataacTCTCCAAATACAATTTCTAAAAACCCtggttacaattttttttttgaaaaattaacgTGTACAAATATACTATGTAACTAGATTAgaacaatattaaatatatatctttaaattaagttccaaactAATTTTGATGCTCAAAGTAGACGTTCTTTAGCTGagagttgttttgttgttgttgttcaacTACATTTGAGTAACAAAAATCTAATTTCCAGTATTATAAAATGAGATTGTTCTCAAACGCAATTCATAAATATTACTTTAATGATGTGTATGACTTTATACAGAGTAGATCTTAACAATGTTTACTTAAAAGCCCGGT
This window contains:
- the pold3 gene encoding DNA polymerase delta subunit 3, with the translated sequence MDELYLDNIDEYVNDHNKIVTYKWLSLTLGVHVNTAKQMLFHYLDHKRKESSAQLHATYLVSGKFVNNGQTCHKVSVIREEQLEDVKAKMSLIASVHVYSIQKALLKDSGPLYGVDYDAVRDNLKNCSRFSAIRCSSAVPMSSQELQQVKEIQRPPTSEPETKKSVSNIQTAVASKAIKPQKGIMGMFSNKTASKTQNSTKEIKTEEKDSPMVEAPKSKPALKPNSLMSMFENQTAKKTDKTVKEEAPPAAKAAPAAKPAAVQSSTSTSQPQNKLSHKEEKEEATVAKPQKESKSKSKRIQDSDSEEEKMEKKKRRRIKKPEPDSSDEEVIPDSPQKKETKEPSPSPEKQLESVTHSHQENPDKRVRKRRRVLKSKTFVDEEGCIVTEKAYESESYSESEEDFKAPKQAARDPFKGKLHSNGKDEKKSRQKASANTNKSTKQASITGFFQKK